In Ananas comosus cultivar F153 linkage group 10, ASM154086v1, whole genome shotgun sequence, the following proteins share a genomic window:
- the LOC109716443 gene encoding probable protein NAP1, whose amino-acid sequence MARPRQVLSQDTSPRSMKSKDGDGLSRWSDYLNFEESSPSTATSWKHVGTDGPPGSGTTQKTLQMEWVVQLTKVAEGLLTKMYKLNTILDYPDLASHTFSDTFWKSGIIPNFPKICILLSKKFPEHPNKLQLERVDKLALDGLNENAEGYFQNLEPWVMLLLDLMAFREQALRLILDLSSTVITLLPHQNSLILHAFMDLFCSFVRVNLFSDKIPRKMILQLYNLLHYMLKGGRDCEFYHRLVQFVDSYDPPVKGLQEDLNFVSPRIGEVLEAIGPVIFLSTDTKKLRNEGFLSPFHPRYPDILTNSAHPMRAQDLANVTSYREWVVLGYLVCPDELLRVTSIDIAMVVLKENLILPLFRDEFVLLHEEYQLYVLPRIVESKKMAKSGRAKQKEADLEYNVAKQVEKMLSEVHEQALISCEALHRERRILLKQEIGRMVLFFADQPSLLAPNIQMLFSALALAQSEIIWYFQLVGISSSNTKVVRVKPVDIDAADPTIGFLLDGMDKLCCLVRKYIAAIKGYALSYLSSCAGRIRFLLGTPGMVALDLDSTLKGLFQQVVHCLENIPKPQGENISAITCDLSDLRKHWLSILMIVTSSRSSINIRHLEKATVSTGKEGLVSEGNAAYNWSRCVDELESQLSKHGSLKKLYFYHQHLTAVFRNTMFGPEGHPQHCCAWLGVASSFPECASAIVPEEVNKIGRDAILYVESLIESIMGGLEGLINILDSESGFGSLEMQLIPEQAAIRLNNAMKTKIMSGLLVPGHESHPENNSSVKMLEAAMQRLTNLCSVLNDMEPICVLNHVFVLREYMRDCILGNFKRRLHAVLRTENCLQRPSIIESLLQRHINIVLLAEQHISMDLIEGIREVLLTESFSGSFSGLQGFERPADIQTGTSIETISNWYIDYIVKDISCAGVAFAADNCFTSLQPIGGYLAESFTDVRELKALIRLFGGYGFDRIDRMVREHTAALLNCIDTSLRSNREALEGFAGSVNNGDRIEREANLKQILDLETLVGFCIQAGQAISFRKLLVEAAGAVLEEKVPLIFSLLQGVAKHLPEDLPEKDEISRLKRIASSVGVGGDHDTEWMHSIMAEAGAANDNSWSFLPYLCAAFMTSNIWSMTAYNVSTGEFNNNLHCLSRCINAVIGGSEYIRIEREQQRQPFPNERADKTKEPEILNRISAEANIKSAMQLYVKCSAVVVLDSWNDNTRSHIVPKLIFLDHLCELSPYMPRSTLEVHIPYTIIRSIFRQQYGTSSSAFTELSGPSPRQSPLISLAHASPAVRQGKGDSTPQSNAYESSSHFSASTEVYEGDTTRMKGGDKLLRSMRRSGPLGYSSSRKVKFVEGSSSTVQGLSPTPRFAASRSGPLLYK is encoded by the exons ATGGCAAGACCTAGGCAGGTCCTATCTCAAGACACATCTCCCAGATCCATGAAATCGAAGGACGGGGATGGGTTATCTAGATGGTCTGATTACCTAAATTTCGAAGAGTCATCACCTTCGACAGCGACCAGTTGGAAGCATGTGGGCACTGATGGGCCTCCAGGGTCTGGAACCACCCAGAAGACTCTACAAATGGAATGGGTGGTCCAACTAACAAAAGTTGCAGAGGGCTTATTAACTAAAATGTACAAATTGAACACTATTCTAGACTACCCAGATCTTGCTTCACATACATTTTCTGATACATTTTGGAAATCTGGCATTATTCCCAACTTTCCGAAAATATGCATACTCCTTTCGAAGAAATTTCCAGAGCATCCAAACAAATTGCAGCTTGAGCGG GTTGATAAGCTGGCTCTTGACGGTTTGAATGAAAATGCTGAAGGTTATTTTCAAAACCTAGAGCCATGGGTCATG CTGTTGCTTGATTTAATGGCATTTCGTGAACAAGCTCTGCGGCTAATCTTGGACTTAAGCAGCACAGTTATAACATTGCTA CCCCATCAAAATTCTCTAATCCTACATGCTTTTATGGATCTCTTTTGTTCATTTGTCCGAGTAAATCTTTTCTCGGACAAG ATACCTAGAAAAATGATCCTGCAGCTGTACAATCTCTTGCACTACATGCTAAAGGGTGGGCGAGATTGTGAGTTTTATCATCG ATTGGTTCAGTTTGTGGACTCGTATGATCCACCTGTGAAAGGGTTGCAAGAGGACCTCAATTTTGTCAGCCCACGGATTGGAGAG GTATTGGAGGCTATAGGACctgttatttttctttctacGGATACAAAGAAACTAAGAAATGAGGGATTTTTAAGTCCATTTCACCCTCGTTACCCCGACATACTAACAAACTCTGCTCACCCTATG AGGGCTCAGGACCTGGCTAATGTTACGTCATACAGGGAGTGGGTTGTTCTTGGTTATCTTGTTTGCCCTGATGAACTACTCCGTGTTACTAGTATTGACATTGCCATG GTTGTTCTTAAGGAGAATTTGATTCTCCCTTTATTCAGAGATGAG TTTGTGCTCCTACATGAAGAATATCAACTTTATGTTCTACCGAGGATTGTAGAATCAAAGAAAATGGCCAAATCTGGACGCGCGAAACAAAAGGAAGCAGATTTGGAGTACAATGTTGCAAAGCAAGTCGAAAAAATGTTAAG CGAAGTGCATGAACAAGCACTTATATCTTGTGAAGCTCTACATCGTGAAAGGAGAATTTTACTGAAGCAAGAGATTGGAAGGATGGTTTTATTCTTTGCTGACCAGCCTAGTTTATTGGCTCCTAATATTCAG ATGCTCTTTTCTGCACTTGCTTTAGCTCAATCGGAAATCATCTGGTACTTTCAACTTGTTGGCATTTCATCGTCAAATACTAAAGTGGTTCGGGTGAAACCTGTTGATATT GATGCAGCAGACCCAACTATTGGTTTCCTTCTAGACGGAATGGACAAGCTGTGTTGTTTAGTTCGAAAATACATAGCAG caATAAAAGGTTATGCTCTTTCTTACCTATCATCTTGTGCTGGAAGAATCCGATTTTTACTTGGTACCCCAGGGATGGTCGCTCTTGACTTAGATTCTACCTTGAAGGGCCTGTTTCAGCAAGTTGTACATTGTCTCGAGAACATTCCAAAGCCTCAAGGGGAAAACATCTCTGCAATTACATGTGATCTCTCT GATTTACGGAAGCACTGGTTGTCAATCTTAATGATTGTCACGTCTTCACGATCATCAATAAATATTAGACATCTGGAAAAGGCTACAGTATCTACCGGAAAGGAAGGTTTGGTATCAGAAGGAAATGCTGCATATAATTGGTCTAG ATGTGTGGATGAACTTGAAAGCCAACTATCAAAGCATGGAAGCCTGAAAAAGCTGTACTTCTATCATCAACATCTTACAGCT GTCTTTCGAAACACAATGTTTGGTCCGGAAGGACATCCACAGCATTGCTGTGCATGGCTTGGAGTAGCTAGCAGTTTTCCAGAATGTGCCTCTGCCATTGTTCCGGAAGAG GTGAATAAAATAGGAAGAGACGCCATTTTATATGTGGAGTCTTTAATCGAATCCATTATGGGCGGATTGGAAGGtctgataaatattttagattctGAAAGTGGATTTGGTTCACTAGAGATGCAG CTAATTCCAGAGCAAGCAGCTATTCGTTTGAACAACGCAATGAAGACGAAAATCATGTCCGGCTTGCTCGTACCAGGACATGAGAGTCATCCAGAGAACAACAGTTCTGTCAAAAT GTTAGAAGCTGCGATGCAGAGATTGACAAATCTTTGTTCTGTTTTGAATGACATGGAACCCATTTGTGTCCTAAACCATGTTTTTGTATTACGTGAG TACATGAGAGATTGTATCCTCGGAAACTTCAAAAGAAGATTACATGCAGTATTAAGAACTGAAAATTGCCTCCAGCGTCCATCTATAATAGAATCACTCTTACAAAGACACATCAACATTGTCCTCCTGGCAGAGCAGCATATTAGTATGGATCTCATTGAAGGCATCAGAGAAGTTCTATTAACCGAGAGCTTCAGTGGCTCATTTTCTGGCTTGCAAGGTTTCGAAAGGCCTGCAGATATACAAACTGGAACCTCTATTGAGACTATCAGCAACTGGTACATTGATTACATTGTTAAAGATATTTCTTGTGCTGGAGTTGCCTTTGCTGCAGATAATTGCTTTACGAGCTTGCAGCCTATTGGTGGATATCTAGCTGAGTCATTCACTGATGTGAGAGAACTCAAAGCCCTTATTCGCCTTTTTGGTGGCTACGGGTTCGACAGGATTGATAGAATGGTGAGAGAGCACACAGCTGCATTACTAAACTGCATTGATACATCATTGCGGTCGAACCGTGAAGCCCTAGAGGGCTTTGCTGGGAGTGTAAATAACGGCGATAGAATCGAAAGAGAAGCAAATCTAAAGCAAATTCTCGATTTGGAAACATTGGTAGGTTTCTGTATTCAGGCAGGGCAGGCAATATCTTTTCGTAAGCTGCTTGTTGAGGCAGCTGGAGCAGTTTTAGAGGAAAAGGTGCCTCTTATTTTCTCGCTCTTACAAGGTGTAGCCAAGCACTTGCCGGAGGACCTACCTGAGAAGGATGAAATTTCTAGGTTAAAAAGGATTGCGAGCAGTGTTGGTGTTGGTGGTGATCACGATACAGAGTGGATGCATTCAATTATGGCTGAGGCAGGTGCTGCAAATGATAATTCTTGGAGCTTTCTTCCATATCTCTGTGCTGCATTTATGACGTCAAATATTTGGAGTATGACTGCTTATAATGTAAGTACTGGGGAATTCAACAACAACTTACATTGCTTATCAAG GTGTATCAATGCTGTGATCGGGGGAAGTGAGTATATTAGGATCGAGAGAGAACAGCAAAGGCAGCCTTTTCCGAATGAGCGTGCTGACAAGACAAAAGAGCCTGAGATACTTAACCGCATCTCTGCTGAAGCAAATATAAAATCTGCTATGCAACTTTATGTCAAATGCTCTGCGGTGGTTGTGCTGGATTCATGGAACGATAATACCAG GTCACATATCGTACCCAAGCTAATATTCCTGGACCACCTTTGCGAACTCTCCCCCTACATGCCAAGAAGCACTCTTGAAGTTCACATACCGTACACAATTATCCGCTCAATATTCAGGCAACAGTACGGAACTTCTTCATCTGCGTTCACCGAACTTTCAGGACCATCTCCAAGACAATCACCTCTTATTTCTCTTGCACACGCATCTCCGGCTGTTAGGCAAGGCAAGGGGGATTCCACCCCTCAAAGTAATGCTTATGAATCATCTAGTCATTTTAGTGCATCAACTGAAGTCTATGAAGGAGATACTACGAGGATGAAGGGGGGCGATAAGCTACTCCGTAGCATGAGGCGGTCGGGCCCGTTAGGCTACAGTTCGAGCCGGAAAGTGAAGTTTGTGGAAGGGTCGAGTTCAACAGTTCAAGGACTGAGCCCAACGCCGAGGTTTGCAGCATCAAGGTCTGGTCCCCTCTTGTATAAGTAG
- the LOC109716216 gene encoding uncharacterized protein LOC109716216: MQLVGKETGLGWNHVRGTIDASLEWWEEKLKVLSETAKFRDTGLENAALRQVMFSKTIALGDTAWTPALGTMPPDPYRSCNLEEGSGDSGEDINVATINLEPGDFEVTPLSDKGKKRIDEMRRVKGSGVGLSSAA; the protein is encoded by the exons ATGCAATTAGTCGGTAAAGAGACAGGATTAGGATGGAATCATGTAAGGGGTACCATTGATGCCAGTCTTGAATGGTGGGAGGAGAAATTAAAG GTACTATCTGAAACTGCAAAGTTTCGTGACACGGGGTTGGAGAATGCTGCACTACGACAAGTTATGTTTTCGAAAACCATTGCTTTAGGTGACACGGCATGGACACCGGCTTTAGGGACAATGCCTCCCGATCCATACCGTTCATGTAATTTAGAGGAAGGTAGTGGAGACTCGGGTGAAGACATCAATGTGGCAACCATAAATCTTGAACCCGGTGATTTTGAGGTTACTCCTTTAAGTgataaaggaaagaaaaga ATTGATGAAATGAGACGAGTAAAGGGGAGTGGAGTGGGGCTCTCCTCTGCTGCATAA
- the LOC109716217 gene encoding anthocyanidin 5,3-O-glucosyltransferase-like, whose translation MQIRPSRRDPSLPDPAGADPSPDPAQRRIRGRIRPSRQDPSLPDPAGADPCPDLAQRRIRGRIRQSRSPPARIRPRERFAGENPAKREIRAEWFREKNQERGRERNLYEKKGTARTRGRGCGRRRRAPAPALAAHAGLRSLSPSPRALVLDFFCMNALDVAAELALPAYFLFTSSASALAVFLHLPVLHARSAKCFRELGAEPLRVPGVPPLPADHMPLPILDRADEAYEGFLGHSRRLARCAGIVVNTSRSLEPRAVDALIAAGLCVPDHERPRPTPPVYCVGPLVKSSDRTRGRGEECLAWLNSQPKASIVFLCFGSVGRFSAAQLKELTKGIEKSGHRFLWVVRSPPSDDNDDPEKRFLPPPEPDLEKLLPEGFPYRTRERGMVVQSWAPQREVLAHESVGGLGYDIAPLRAAVPAPRRAAGELRGGPRPAALGGAPPATPLRGPRGDGVGDPITAGEERPEAVDAFQKPKVERVEN comes from the exons ATGCAGATCCGACCAAGCCGGCGGGATCCGTCTTTGCCGGATCCCGCCGGCGCTGATCCGAGCCCGGATCCAGCTCAAAGGCGGATCCGGGGCCGGATCCGGCCAAGTCGGCAGGATCCTTCTTTGCCGGATCCTGCCGGTGCTGATCCGTGCCCGGATCTGGCTCAAAGGCGGATCCGAGGCCGGATCCGGCAAAGCCGGAGCCCGCCGGCGCGGATCCGGCCAAGAGAGAGGTTCGCCGGAGAGAATCCGGCCAAGAGAGAGATCCGAGCTGAGTGGTTTAGGGAGAAAAatcaagagagagggagggagagaaatCTGTACGAAAAAAAAGGGA CCGCTCGAACTCGTGGCCGAGGTTGCGGCCGGCGACGGCGAGCGCCCGCCCCAGCACTCGCCGCTCACGCAGGACTTCGCTCCCTCTCCCCCTCGCCCCGCGCCCTCGTCCTCGACTTCTTCTGCATGAACGCCCTCGACGTCGCCGCCGAGCTCGCGCTCCCCGCCTACTTCCTCTTCACCTCCAGCGCCTCCGCCCTCGCCGTGTTCCTCCACCTCCCCGTGCTCCACGCCCGCTCGGCGAAATGCTTCAGAGAGCTCGGCGCGGAGCCGCTGCGCGTCCCGGGCGTGCCCCCGCTCCCCGCCGACCACATGCCCCTCCCCATTCTCGACCGCGCCGACGAGGCCTACGAGGGCTTCCTCGGCCACTCCCGGCGCCTGGCCCGCTGCGCGGGCATCGTCGTCAACACCTCCCGCTCTCTCGAGCCCCGCGCTGTGGACGCCCTGATCGCCGCGGGGCTCTGCGTCCCCGACCACGAGCGGCCCCGACCCACCCCGCCCGTCTACTGCGTCGGCCCGCTCGTCAAATCCAGCGACCGCACCCGCGGGCGCGGCGAGGAGTGCCTCGCGTGGCTCAACTCCCAGCCCAAGGCGAGCATCGTGTTCCTCTGCTTCGGGAGCGTCGGGCGCTTCTCCGCGGCGCAGCTAAAAGAGCTCACGAAGGGGATCGAGAAAAGCGGGCACAGGTTCTTGTGGGTGGTCAGAAGCCCACCgagcgacgacaacgacgacccGGAGAAGCGCTTCTTGCCGCCACCCGAGCCGGACCTGGAGAAGCTGCTACCGGAGGGGTTTCCGTACCGGACCAGGGAGAGGGGCATGGTGGTGCAGTCATGGGCCCCGCAGAGAGAGGTGCTGGCCCACGAGTCGGTCGGGGGGCTCGGCTACGACATCGCTCCGCTCCGCGCGGCAGTGCCGGCGCCACGCCGGGCTGCTGGCGAGCTTCGAGGAGGCCCTCGGCCGGCTGCGCTCGGCGGAGCTCCACCCGCGACTCCGCTCCGCGGGCCGC GCGGGGATGGCGTCGGGGATCCAATCACGGCCGGGGAAGAGCGGCCCGAGGCTGTGGATGCCTTCCAAAAGCCAAAGGTCGAGAGGGTGGAGAATTAG
- the LOC109715950 gene encoding pentatricopeptide repeat-containing protein At3g62890-like produces the protein MRSRAPALAPAADLALLIDRSRTLHHLRQVHARIVTSPDLPHSASSSLLLRVLLSPLAPTSYASALLLHRIPSPSLSLSLSLSLSNYNALIRSSSPPLHPLSLYSRMLSHGLLPDHLTFPFLLRSCSLRLDLLSGRSLHPHILKLGFPADVFVCNALLFMYASCGRIDCACKAFDEMPHRDVVSWNSILSGYLRCGELDSALRLFSEMRERNVRTWNAIITGFVRGGRAREALDLFHEMQLSGGPCARPDKVTVASVIAACSSLGALDQGRWVHGYLKKHKLEFDVVVGTALIDMYGKCGCMERAIAVFDEMPKKDVLAWTAMISAYAAHGLGEEAFGLLKDMERNGLKFNHVTFGALLSACAHSGFVERGRWCFDVMKRVYSIEPQPQHYACMVDLLGRAGLFGEAERLIQSMPMEPDVYVWGALLGACRMHGNVEAGERAAAQLIGLDPLNHAYYIILSDIYARANRFEDVKKVRGFMKERGIKKTAPGCSMIEVDGKVLEFSAKWVLEDLINEIEWVLNAINFELKFTNRLSKEYGDLMENT, from the coding sequence ATGCGCTCCCGCGCGCCAGCTCTCGCGCCCGCCGCCGACCTCGCGCTACTCATCGACCGCTCCCGAAccctccaccacctccgccaAGTCCACGCCCGCATCGTCACCTCCCCCGACCTCCCCcactccgcctcctcctccctcctcctccgcgtcctcctctcccctctcgCCCCCACCTCCTACGCTTccgccctcctcctccaccgcatcccctccccctccctctccctctccctctccctctccctctccaacTACAACGCCCTCATCcgctcctcctccccccctctCCACCCCCTCTCCCTTTACTCTCGCATGCTCTCCCATGGCCTCCTCCCCGACCACCTCACCTTCCCCTTCCTCCTCAGGAGCTGCTCCCTCCGCCTCGACCTCCTCTCCGGCCGATCCCTCCACCCCCACATCCTCAAACTCGGCTTCCCGGCCGACGTCTTCGTCTGCAATGCTTTGCTCTTTATGTACGCCTCCTGCGGGCGCATCGACTGTGCCTGCAAGGCGTTCGACGAAATGCCTCACAGAGACGTGGTCTCCTGGAATTCGATTTTATCCGGGTACTTGCGGTGCGGGGAGCTTGACTCGGCGCTGCGCCTGTTTtcagagatgagggagaggaacGTCAGAACGTGGAATGCGATCATTACGGGGTTTGTTCGGGGCGGGCGGGCGAGGGAGGCGTTGGATTTGTTTCACGAGATGCAGCTCTCGGGCGGCCCTTGCGCTAGGCCGGACAAGGTTACGGTTGCGAGCGTTATCGCGGCGTGTTCTTCTTTGGGCGCGTTGGATCAGGGGAGATGGGTGCACGGCTATTTGAAGAAGCATAAACTGGAGTTTGATGTCGTTGTCGGGACTGCTCTGATAGACATGTATGGGAAATGTGGGTGCATGGAGAGAGCTATTGcggtgtttgatgaaatgcccaAGAAAGATGTTTTGGCTTGGACAGCGATGATCTCGGCTTATGCCGCGCATGGCCTAGGAGAAGAGGCTTTTGGCCTCTTGAAGGACATGGAGAGGAATGGGTTGAAGTTCAACCATGTGACCTTCGGTGCGCTTCTAAGTGCATGCGCACACTCTGGCTTCGTTGAAAGAGGTCGCTGGTGCTTTGATGTGATGAAACGCGTTTACTCTATTGAGCCGCAACCTCAGCATTATGCCTGCATGGTCGACTTGCTGGGCCGAGCAGGGCTTTTCGGAGAAGCCGAACGGCTCATACAAAGCATGCCAATGGAGCCGGATGTGTATGTTTGGGGGGCATTACTTGGTGCTTGTCGAATGCATGGAAATGTTGAAGCAGGAGAGCGAGCGGCAGCTCAACTCATTGGTTTGGATCCTCTCAATCAtgcatattatattattctttcTGATATATATGCTAGGGCTAATAGGTTTGAAGATGTGAAAAAGGTTAGAGGTTTTATGAAAGAGCGTGGGATAAAGAAAACTGCACCTGGCTGCAGTATGATCGAAGTCGACGGTAAAGTTCTTGAGTTTTCTGCCAAATGGGTGCTTGAGGACCTGATAAATGAGATTGAATGGGTGTTAAAtgcaataaattttgaattgaagttCACTAATAGGCTTTCTAAAGAATATGGGGATCTAATGGAGAATACATGA